In Gadus morhua chromosome 9, gadMor3.0, whole genome shotgun sequence, the sequence GTGTTTAACTAGTGGCTAACTAGGGGCTCACCGTCCATCTCCACCAGCAGCTGGTTAAGCGTGTTCTCCTGCTCGCTCTGCCCTCCGAAGTtgccccctcctctcttgcGTCCCACGGCGTCAATCTCATCGATGAAGAGGATACAGGGCGCGTTCTTCCTCGCCATGGCAAACATGTCCCTCACCTTATCCACGACACAGAGTTCAAAGGTTAGAGGGTGGGAGAGTTTAGTCATAAACCATCTTCTCAAGGCGGCCTACAGGTAGAGCGAGGACAATGGggagtgacccctgaccccttctGTCTGACACAGGAGCCTCCAGCAGGTGAACCCAGAAAGCTGTGGTCCAGCCGGTGACCCCAGAGCCCTATGGTCCAGCCGGTGGTGACCCCTGAGGTCCAGCCCGGTGTTGACCCCTGAGGTCCAGCCGGTGGTGACCCCTGAGGTCCAGCCCGGTGTTGACCCCCGAGGTCCAGCCGGTGACCCCAGACCCCTCTGGTCCCATACAGTGTGTGCGGGGGCTCACCCGGGCCGGGCCCACGCCCACGAACATCTCCAGGAACTCTGAGCCGTTGACGGTGATGAAGGGCACGTCTGCCTCCCCCGCCGTGGCCTTGGCCAGGAGGGTCTTTCCCGTCCCCGGGGGTCCGGACAGCACCGCCCCCTGGGAGAGCACACGGTACTCTAGGTTAATAAAAAGTTATTACAAATTACTTGGCAATAACCACAGgggttacacacgcacacacacacgcacacaccttttCTTGACCCATGACCCGATAGTACTAGAATGAGCTAGTGCTGGTCCTAGGACTAGTTAGTGCTGGTCCCGGGACTAGTAAGTGCTGGTTCTAGAACTAGTTGGTGCTGTTCCTGTGACTAGTGAGTGCTGGTCCTAGGAATAGTAAGTACTGGCCCTAGGACTAGTGAGTGCTGGTCCTAGGACTAGTGAGTGCTGGTCCTAGGACTAGTGAGTGCTGGTCCTAGGACTAGTGAGTGCTGTTCCTAGGACTAGTGAGTGCTGGTCCTAGGACTAGTGAGTGCTGGTCCTAGGACTAGTGAGTGCTGGGACTAGTTGGTGCTGGTCCTAGGTGGCGCTGGTACCTTGGGGATCTTGGCCCCCAGGTCCTGGTACTGCTTGGGGTTCTTCAGGAAGTTGACGAACTCGAGGATCTCCACCTTGGCCTCCTCGCAGCCTGCCACGTCCTTGAACTTCACCTCGATGTTCTCCTTCATCATCTTGGCCGTGGACTCGCTCATGCTGAAGGGGCCCCGCccgccgccggccccgccccccatggGGCCCCGCCGCAGCGTGAACAGCAGGAAGCCGATCAGCAGCAGGGTGGGGATCATGCTCATCAGGAAGGAgctagggggggagagggagacggagggagagagagacagagagagaccgaggggggggggggacagagagagagaccgaggggggggggggacagagagagagacagagagagaccgaggggggggggggggggacagagagagagacagagggagggagagacagagagagaccgagggggggggggggggggggggggacagagacagacagacagacagacagacagacagacagacagacagacagacagacagacagacagacagacagacagacagacagagagagacgttagACTACAAATGTATGTATCTTAGCAGGGATATAAGGGGTGCATGAGGGGTACATTCAGGCAGTACTAAGGTTGTATCCAGGCTAGATGAGGCCTACATTAGGGCTGTATTGGGGATACATTAGGACTGTATTGAGGTTGTATCCAGGCTACATTAGGGCTGTATTGGGGATACATTAGGACTTTATTGAGGTTGTATCCAGGCTACATTAGGGCTGTATTGGGGATACATTAGGACTGTATTGAGGTTGTATCCAGGCTACATTAGGGCTGTATTGGGGATACATTAGGACTTTATTGAGGTTGTATCCAGGCTACATTAGGGCTGTATTGGGGATACATTAGGACTTTATTGAGGTTGTATCCAGGCTACATTAGGGCTGTACTGGGGATACATTAGGACTGTATTGAGGTTGTATCCAGGCTAGATGAGGGCTCCATTAGGACGGTATTGGGGGTACATTAGGGCTGTATTGGGGGTACATTAGAGCTGTATTGAGGCTATCTCCAGGTACCCGTCGCTCTCGGTGCTGTAGACCACGGCGATGCGGTGAGATGGTTCCAGGCCCAGCTCCATGTGGGCCGCCTCCAGGTTACGCTCAAACGTGTCCACACTGCCGATGTTGAACCACACgtagccctacacacacacacacacagtttattaATTATCTGTTGATATTTAACCTAACCAAGTGTATGGGCTTTACGGTCAGGGAGTGAAGACAGAGGGGGATGAAGCCCCAAGGCcagtaccccctccccccctcagtgtgtgtctttacCCCGTCAGAGGAGTCCGCTCCTGGGGCCAGAACCACCCGGACAAACTGCTTGTTCACCACCTCCAGACGctccacctgcacacacaaacacacaggacatgagatcacacacacacacacacacacacacacacacacacacacacacacacacacacacacacacacacacacacacacacacacacacacacacacacacacacacacacacacacacacaggacatgggatcccacaaacacacacacacacacacaggacatgagatcacacacacacacaaacacacacacacacacaggacatgagatcacacacacaggacatgggatcacacaaacacaaacacacacaggacatgggatcacacacacacaaacaggatattagatcacacacacacacgcacacaaacacgacatgagatcacacacacacacacaaacacacacacacaggacatgagatcacacacgcacaaacacatacaggacatgagatcacacacacacgcacacaggacaGTAaatcgcactcacacacagaaacacacacaggatatgagatcacacacacacacacaaaatcacacaggACATgagatcacacacgcacaaacacacacaggacatgagatcacacattcacacaggaggtgagatcacacacacacacgacattagatcatacacacacacacaggacatgcattcacacacacacacacacacacaggacatgaaatcacacacacaggacatgaaatcacacacacacacacacaccagtaccccccccccccccccccccccaaagtgtgtgtgtatatataaaaaatatatacatatttatacaacgggggacctaaatccagcgatctgattggttcccaactgttgtataatgagcgtatacataactgctatgacgcccgatcattttgtgaaagtttgcatatcactccgcgcctggaagtagaaacagttacaaagtaaaacgtatgttggatgatggagagggtgtaaatgttgttactccgggagtgagcaaggcgatggagagactaacgaaagcttaggcacacggcgattGAACTGCTCCAttggataaattgccggcgaaccgctctatcggagccttctctcggagggacgctaaagtgttttgcatagcgaccgtcgatgcatagcggcagccaggagggactacttttttgtattcttcaataaaacggctactttgactttcttggtttctttttaaatgtagtgtgtctatgactttcgtttcgccataacagtaaccgttgtatagaagcaatagatcacttcagtcagtggcatgtgctcattataccagtgtgaagggggtcgccggccctccgctgcgcgtcggggccggacaacgctccttaacagtggtataatgagcacataccacagcttggagtgatctattgcttaaatatatgtctgtatgagggtgtgtgtgtgtgtgtgtgtgtgtgtgtgtgtgtgcgcgcgcgtgcgtgcgtgcgtgcgtgcgtgcgtgcgtgcgtgcgtgcgtgcgtgcgtgcgtgcgtgcgtgcgtgcgtgcgtgtgtgtgtctgaccatgCCCCTCCCCAGGTAGCGGTGGATGAAGTCCTTCCAGCTGATCTCACGCCCCGTGTCTCTGAACAGGAAGTAGAGCAGCGCAGACGTCACCCCCGCCACCGTCACCGCCATGTAGCGGAAATCCTTCTCATCCCACGGCATGTCCCCCTGCAACACAGCTGGACATTAgtacactccctcactcacactcCCTCTCACACTTCCAGAATAAATGTATCGGACATGCATATTGTTTATGAACTGACTTGTAAACTAGAATGTACAATATTTGAAGAGACATGGGTCCTTAGATGCAAGAACAGAAATACATTTAAACTGGAGTCCAGGAAAACACATCTTACAGTAAATGAGTCCTTTGCCCTACCTTCTGCAAGCGGCTCCACCAATCTttccctcctccacttcctcctctctttccaccTCCTTTCTTcgcacctcctccccctgctccttctgGCTCTTGGCTTTTACCATCTGAGGGTCAGACCCAGAGTTAGGTTCTCTCCACCAGAACATTGCACCCTAACCGCTCCACTTACCTGTTCTGATAGTTGGGGACTATAAAAACATCCTCTTTATAatgagaacaacaacaatagtatatcaatgataataataataacagcacTTTGATGCAGCCAGGTGGTCGGTTGTACCTTTAGGGTCGGTGGAGTAGAAGCGCCAGGTTGTAGAGTCACCACCATGACGAGACAGAAACTTTGCTTGAATCAAAAGCCCATTCtgtaataaaacacaaaatactCCTCCGTGTCACATTTCTATCAACCACACACCGCTTGGCAGTGGTCAACGAGTGTCCCACAGGTACATTACAGAGGGGGCTGGCGTTTAACACCAACAATCACATCTCTCTGCTCGTCACCGCACACATATCACTGCAGAGTCCTAGACTTCACCCATAGCTACTGAACCAGCTAGTCTGGTAACTACTGTAGTACTAAACTAATCTGGTAACTACTGTAGTACTAAACTAGTCTGGTAACTACTGTACTATTAAACCAGTATGGTAACTACTGTACAACTAAACCAGTCTGGTAACTTCTGTACTGATAATCTAGTCTGGTAACTACTGTACTACTAAACTAGTCTGATAACTACTGTACTACTAAACTAAACTGGTAACTACTGTGCTACTTAACTAGTCTGGTAACTATTGTACTACTTAACTAGTGTGGTTAACTAGCATTAGCTCCAGCTGATCCAACAGTTAACCTTGTCATCCGTCTCAAACCACCCAACCTGCTCACCGTGTCGGCGGAGCCCCAGAgccccagagaggagaggtgtgaCCGGGCCCGGAGCCCGGCGGTGGGGGGCGGGGACAGGCTCCAGGCTGCCCGGCCACAGACGCTCCTCAGGGCAGCCAGCCGCCCAGCGCCCCCCGGGTGGAGAAGCCCCAGTAGCCGCGACATGCTCCTCTGTATGATATACCGAAGGTTCAGTTACTGCCCCTGGTGAAGCTCATCTGCAGCGCGGCGGGTCGATAACATCGGTCGTTGTGGTTGAATAATagcatgtgtgttgttgtagaAAATAGCATGTGTGATGTTATATCTGTTGTTATATGTGTGATGTTATTGAATAACTCGAGAGTCTCATTGAGTAACAGCCTCAGAGGAGTCAATGAGGATGATGTAAGGACCGGGAGGGTCAGTCCTGCTGGTGCCTGATCCAATGTGTCGTGGTGAGAACTTAAAACACCCGGAGGAATAGATAAATTGTGTTAAATAATGATGATTCTACTTGCAAATGGGTGTTCAATTAATCTTTTTGAGTAGTTGATGCGTTTAGCTTTTTAATGCAGTCGTTTTGATACAGGCGGTGAAAGGACACCTCGAAACCTGACGGTCATCTTCATTggagctgattggctgtggccCGCGTTGCCAGATCCTTGGTGcataagtaaaatcaggagGGGAATGTTTTAATAGATCTTATCTTTAAATGTTATGTAAGATTCAACTAAATAACACTGTATGCCAACTTGACTATTATGCATCTTCTTAAGGCATACCCTTTTCTTTCAAGATATATAAATGTGGTtcaatttatttaaataaaatatggtTGTCAAAAAATACTACTTCTCATAATCGTCCACTGTTGTTAGGATTGAAGTAATGAACGGTAGAAGTGTTATATCAGGGAGCGTTTTATACCAACTAGGGATTACAGCTGGGCCTCTCTTAGGGGGGGCTCTTTCTCCCCCTGGAGGTGGTTTGTATGTTATTGATTAAGACCacctggtggaggagaagattcaagattcaagagttGTATTGGTCACATAAATGTACAAGAAACGCAGTGAAATGCAAAAAACGCAATGAAATACAAAATGAAGAACTGTTCGCCCGGAGCGCGAAACCCGCCCACGCCTTTCTCAATGCCTGTAGGCCTGTCCATAAGATGCTGTCTGACTCTGCTAATGGGGGGTTTCCCAGAACCAACAGAACCTTGACTGTAACCCACCTCAACATGAGAAGGAGATCGAGGAGAACCTCCCCAGAGCCAGAGGTGAGACCTGGAGAAGGACCTCATGAGAGGGTCCTCCCCAAACCTAGAGacgtggagaaggagagggaccacaggacaggagagggaccacaggacaggagagggaccacaggagaggagagggacctCATGAGAGGGACCACATGAGAGGGAcctcaggagaggagagggaccacaggagaggagagggaccaCAGGAGAGGGACCTCATGAGAGGGACCACAGGAGAGGGACCACATGAGAGGGACCACAGGAGAGGGACCACAGGAGAGGGACCACAGGAGAGGAACCCCAGGAGAGGAAccccaggagaggagagggacctCAGGAGAGGGACCTCATGAGAGGAACCCCAGGAGAGGGACCACAGGAGAGGGACCACAGGAGAGGGACCACAGGAGAGGGACCACAGGAGAGGGAcctcaggagaggagagggactaCAGGAGAGGGACCCCAGGAGAGGGACCTCATGAGACCTCACCTCTGTTTGGTGTTTCGGTCCAATAAACATGAAACTGTTTGATAAAGAAACATTTAATGTTAAACGACTCCAACTGTACATTATAAGAAGTGACTATCACAACCACAATCATTTAGAACGCCGTTACTAGATAAGAAAATAACACATCACATAGATCGGCAGAACCTATAGAAAATGATCAATAAACAATATTAAACAGTATTTGCAAGAGTTCTTAATTCACCATTTCTATGCTATTAGAATGGGGGGCGAAATGTatgcataaaatatattttttat encodes:
- the afg3l1 gene encoding AFG3-like protein 1, which codes for MSRLLGLLHPGGAGRLAALRSVCGRAAWSLSPPPTAGLRARSHLSSLGLWGSADTNGLLIQAKFLSRHGGDSTTWRFYSTDPKDGKSQEPEGAGGGGAKKGGGKRGGSGGGKDWWSRLQKGDMPWDEKDFRYMAVTVAGVTSALLYFLFRDTGREISWKDFIHRYLGRGMVERLEVVNKQFVRVVLAPGADSSDGGYVWFNIGSVDTFERNLEAAHMELGLEPSHRIAVVYSTESDGSFLMSMIPTLLLIGFLLFTLRRGPMGGGAGGGRGPFSMSESTAKMMKENIEVKFKDVAGCEEAKVEILEFVNFLKNPKQYQDLGAKIPKGAVLSGPPGTGKTLLAKATAGEADVPFITVNGSEFLEMFVGVGPARVRDMFAMARKNAPCILFIDEIDAVGRKRGGGNFGGQSEQENTLNQLLVEMDGFNTATNVVVLAGTNRPDILDPALMRPGRFDRQIFIGPPDIKGRASIFKVHLRPIKLEPSLDRDALARKMAAATPGFTGADIANVCNEAALIAARHLNTAVGGKHFEQAIDRVIGGLEKRTQVLQPNEKKTVAYHEAGHAIVGWYLEHADPLLKVSIIPRGKGLGYAQYLPREQYLYTAEQLFDRMCMMLGGRVAEQVFFSKVTTGAQDDLKKVTQSAYAQVVQFGMSEKVGQVSFDLARQGEMVMEKPYSEATAELIDQEVRELVDRAYQRTLELIQDKKEMVDMVGRRLLEKEVLDKADMLELLGPRPFDEKSTYEDFVAGTGSFEEDTSLPVGLRDWNQEREAAPEEGPPAQEKQTA